A genomic segment from Deinococcus sp. YIM 77859 encodes:
- the nusB gene encoding transcription antitermination factor NusB, whose protein sequence is MTRRRERGQQPVGTRRAAREFAFRVLFEAEQGNLPLEAVFTRAEGALREGDDTFPQLNAEALAFARQLVDGLGARRTDVDAALRRTIRGWDFEQMAQTDLNVLRLATFELLYTAEPHPPVIESAVRIARKFGGEDSGRFVNGVLGGLSRSLRAASRAPGDEGA, encoded by the coding sequence TGCCCGTGAGTTCGCTTTTCGGGTGCTGTTCGAGGCCGAGCAGGGCAACCTGCCCCTGGAGGCCGTGTTCACCCGCGCGGAGGGCGCCCTGCGCGAGGGGGACGACACCTTTCCGCAGTTGAATGCGGAGGCCCTGGCCTTTGCCCGGCAGCTGGTGGACGGCCTAGGAGCGCGCCGCACGGACGTGGACGCGGCCCTGCGCCGCACCATTCGCGGCTGGGACTTCGAGCAGATGGCCCAGACGGACCTGAACGTGTTGCGCCTGGCGACCTTTGAACTGCTCTACACCGCTGAGCCGCATCCCCCCGTGATCGAAAGCGCCGTGCGCATCGCCCGCAAGTTCGGCGGTGAGGACTCCGGCCGCTTCGTGAATGGTGTGCTGGGCGGCCTCAGCCGGAGTCTGCGGGCGGCTTCCCGCGCTCCTGGGGATGAGGGGGCATGA